The sequence below is a genomic window from Methanooceanicella nereidis.
CCCCGATCCTCGACCAGACCGCGTACACGTTATTCGGCAACAACTGGCTCGTGATGGACTACATCAAGAAAGGCCAGACCGAAAACCTCGACGCATACATCGCATGGATGCTCAAAGCAACCAAAGGTTTTGCGATCAAGATCGTCAACCCTGGAGGAACCGAGGCATGGGGCTGGGGTAAGAACTGTACCACATTAGACGACCCTGTACCCTACTTCGAAGTCACGCCGAAGGAGATCGTAACCGGTCTTGCGGCCGCGAACGAGAGACTCGGTCTGCCGCATTCCATACACTTACACGCTAACAACCTCGGTCACCCGGGTAACTACACGACCACGCTCAAGACCATGGCATTAACTGAGGGTGTCAAGACGGACAAATCGTCCGGAAGGACCCAGAATATGCACATGACGCACACCCAGTTCAACTCTTATGGCGGTACGACCTGGAAGGACTTCGAGTCCAAGGCAGACGCTATAGCGGACTACGTCAACGCTCACGACCACATGACAATAGATGTGGGCTTTGTCACTCTTGATGAGACGACTACGATGACCGCTGACGGACCGATGGAGTTCGGGCTGCACAGTTTGAACCACCTGAAGTGGGCTAACCTCGATGTGGAGTTAGAGACCGGTAGTGGCGTAGTGCCGTACATTTACGATCCGAAACTTCACGTGTGCGGTATACAGTGGGCTATAGGTCTCGAGCTTGCGTTGCTCGTGAAGGATCCGTCCAGATGTCATTTGACCACGGATCATCCGAATGCGGGTCCGTTCACCAGGTATCCGACTGTGGTTAG
It includes:
- a CDS encoding formylmethanofuran dehydrogenase subunit A, whose product is PILDQTAYTLFGNNWLVMDYIKKGQTENLDAYIAWMLKATKGFAIKIVNPGGTEAWGWGKNCTTLDDPVPYFEVTPKEIVTGLAAANERLGLPHSIHLHANNLGHPGNYTTTLKTMALTEGVKTDKSSGRTQNMHMTHTQFNSYGGTTWKDFESKADAIADYVNAHDHMTIDVGFVTLDETTTMTADGPMEFGLHSLNHLKWANLDVELETGSGVVPYIYDPKLHVCGIQWAIGLELALLVKDPSRCHLTTDHPNAGPFTRYPTVVSWLMSKKARDAKMATLHKWVPERTKLSGISREMDFYEIAQMTRSGTAKALGLEKSKGQLGIGADADIVIYNFDPTTTDATQNPELIEKALGAAEYTIKGGDIVVKDGDIVALTNSKQIVWADADGFNNQEVINDIVDKFLKYYSVTLNN